One segment of Kwoniella newhampshirensis strain CBS 13917 chromosome 10 map unlocalized Ctg14, whole genome shotgun sequence DNA contains the following:
- a CDS encoding 5'-3' exoribonuclease 2 produces MGVPALFRWLSKKYPKIVNRVVEDAPKRVRGLDGEIVEEPLRYENPNPNGFEVDNLYLDMNGIVHPCTHPEGKPAPETEEEMMVEIFNYTERVVNMTRPRKVLMMAIDGVAPRAKMNQQRSRRFRAAQEAADKEEEKREAIKLFEVMGHTVSEETANKKSWDTNAITPGTPFMDLLSISLKYWVSYKLTTDPGWKDLKVILSDSSVPGEGEHKIMDWIRRQRSHPNWNANTSHVIYGLDADLIMLSLATHEPHFKVLREDVFAQGSKGPQPCRNCGQPGHLSVNCKGEKQVKDPNVVEVAKPVDPKPFIFLDVACLREYLAVELNVPNVPFKFDLELAIDDWIFMIFFVGNDFLPHLPSLEIREGAIDALLKIWRAQLPTMGGYLTNHGKVDLGRAQLILEGLAKNEDDIFQKRKEDEERQESNNKRRRIDEHRRQDEASARKQAKRESAPGSMQLNGTDYVAVQPAATARGGALHPSLPTRPGFDIKPKDEAVNANPVGSETDTMMRGIAAMSGSNLDIVKNRRAIRMANMSAAQALKAELEGGIGEEETETVTVERTEDEEKEELTKEDAKAVLEAQAELAGVDEDVVPSALKTDEDEGAAAVVTDETMEDDGADEGVEVSRPPSRKSRKRKAGDVEDSNDEVNDEFEEDDDDELEAPPNPEADQPVPKKKLKFNPDGTVEGYEDDVKLWEPGYRARYYEKKFGVELSDTEFIHNITRSYMEGLCWVLEYYYQGVPAWDWYYPYHYAPFAQDFKDVGKLNIDFEVSIPFKPFAQLLGVFPAASRTHLPEPLQTLMTDEDSPIIDFYPSDFEIDMNGKKMAWQGVALLPFIDQKRLLTALKSKEVELSDDEKRRNSWGDNVMFISGENPLYAAFCKHLYSLKAATKPILIQEQVDATGKPLCEIAGSALADPNWVPSSSFETPIPNIEACPDLDPNNSQSVRYYFPVQAHPHRSIILPRYTPGPSRLTESDKDWVRRGGQGGGRRGGGGGGPRHSNGGGGGPGMARGAYNTANSATAARTGNGYPKPSPQDLARHGAGPAPASGGYAPQGGYGGYGGGGYSAPPPRPVAAYGGGGGYGGYGGTPYAAPQTGYGGASYGAPTAYGAYNPQSRNPYAQAPPPNPYGGVPPRPPVAGAYGGYGGPPAGGRGGGYNPYGGAGGGGAYQPRNGGGQPPRRY; encoded by the exons ATG GGTGTCCCAGCTCTGTTCAGATGGTTGTCCAAGAAATACCCCAAGATCGTCAACAGGGTCGTCGAAGATGCTCCCAAGCGTGTCAGAGGTCTTGATGGggagatcgtcgaggagCCGTTGAGATATGAGAACCCTAATCCGAACGGTTTCGAGGTGGACAATCTATACC TCGATATGAACGGTATCGTTCATCCATGTACACACCCCGAAGGCAAACCTGCTCCAGAgaccgaagaggagatgatggtggagaTCTTCAACTATACAGAGAGGGTCGTCAACATGACCAGACCGAGAAAAGTTCTGATGATGGCTATTG ATGGTGTCGCTCCTCGAGCCAAGATGAACCAACAGCGATCGAGACGATTTAGAGCAGCTCAAGAAGCCGCAgacaaagaagaagagaaaagagaagCGATCAAACTGTTCGAGGTGATGGGTCATACTGTGTCGGAGGAGACGGCCAACAAGAAGTCATGGGATACGAACGCCATTACACCTG GAACCCCCTTTATGGATCTTCTCTCTATATCTCTGAAATACTGGGTCTCCTACAAACTCACCACCGATCCCGGATGGAAGGATCTGAAAGTCATTCTCTCCGACTCCTCTGTCccaggagaaggtgaacaCAAAATCATGGACTGGATCAGGAGACAAAGAAGTCATCCGAATTGGAACGCCAACACCTCACATGTCATTTACGGATTGGACGCGGATTTGATCATGCTTTCGCTGGCAACCCATGAGCCCCACTTCAAAGTTTTGAGAGAGGATGTCTTCGCACAGGGGTCAAAGGGCCCTCAACCCTGTAGAAATTGTGGGCAACCGGGACATTTAAGTGTGAATtgcaaag GGGAGAAACAAGTGAAAGACCCCAATGTCGTCGAAGTGGCGAAACCCGTCGACCCAAAACCTTTCATTTTCCTAGATGTCGCATGTCTGCGAGAATACCTTGCCGTCGAGCTGAACGTACCGAATGTGCCTTTCAAATTTGATCTGGAATTAGCTATCGATGATTGGATCTTCATGATTTTCTTCGTAGGGAACGATTTCCTACCTCACTTGCCCAGTCTGGAGATTCGAGAAGGAGCAATCGACGCGTTGCTGAAAATCTGGAGAGCTCAACTTCCAACAATGGGAGGATACTTGACAAATCACGGAAAGGTGGATCTGGGCCGCGCGCAGTTGATCTTGGAAGGCTTGGCCAAAaacgaggatgacattTTCCAGAAGCGAaaagagg ACGAGGAGCGTCAAGAATCCAACAACAAGCGACGGAGAATTGATGAACATAGACGACAAGATGAAGCCAGTGCCAGAAAGCAGGCCAAACGGGAGTCAGCACCTGGTTCGATGCAGCTCAACGGGACAGATTATGTCGCGGTTCAGCCTGCGGCGACAGCACGGGGCGGcgctctccatccttcATTACCAACACGACCAGGTTTCGATATCAAACCAAAAGACGAGGCGGTGAACGCGAACCCGGTCGGGAGCGAGACCGATACCATGATGAGGGGCATTGCGGCCATGTCTGGCAGTAATCTAGACATCGTAAAAAATCGTCGAGCTATCCGCATGGCAAACATGAGTGCTGCTCAAGCTCTCAAAGCGGAactggaaggagggattggggaggaagagacagaaACCGTGACAGTCGAGCGaacggaagatgaggagaaggaggaattgACAAAGGAAGACGCCAAGGCTGTCCTCGAGGCTCAAGCAGAGTTGGCTGGtgtcgacgaagatgttGTCCCGTCTGCCCTCAAAacagacgaggacgagggcgcAGCGGCTGTTGTTACTGACGAGACgatggaagacgatggcGCGGACGAAGGCGTCGAGGTATCCCGACCGCCCTCTAGGAagtcaaggaagagaaaggcaggcgatgtcgaagatTCAAATGACGAAGTGAACGACGAgtttgaggaagacgacgatgacgagcttgaAGCCCCGCCTAATCCTGAAGCTGATCAGCCTGTTCCCAAAAAGAAGCTCAAATTCAATCCCGATGGCACAGTTGAAGGatatgaggatgatgtgaaGCTTTGGGAACCAGGCTACAGAGCTAGGTATTACGAGAAGAAATTCGGGGTAGAGCTGTCCGATACCGAGTTCATACACAA TATCACACGATCCTACATGGAGGGTCTCTGCTGGGTCTTGGAATACTACTACCAAGGTGTACCAGCTTGGGACTGGTACTATCCTTATCACTATGCTCCTTTCGCTCAGGACTTCAAGGATGTTGGCAAATTGAATATCGATTTCGAAGTCAGCATACCATTCAAACCATTTGCGCAGCTGTTGGGCGTTTTCCCCGctgcaag TCGAACCCATCTACCCGAACCCCTTCAGACACTCATGACCGATGAGGACTCTCCTATCATTGACTTCTATCCGTCAGACTTTGAGATCGACATGAACGGGAAGAAAATGGCTTGGCAGGGTGTTGCTCTCTTACCGTTCATTGATCAAAAGAGACTTTTGACTGCCCTGAAAAGTAAAGAGGTAGAGTTGTctgatgacgagaagaggagaaatAGCTGGGGAGATAATGTCATGTTCATCTCGGGTGAGAATCCGCTCTATGCCGCGTTCTGCAAGCATCTCTATTCACTGAAAGCAGCGACGAAA CCTATTCTGATACAAGAACAAGTAGACGCGACAGGAAAACCATTGTGCGAGATTGCCGGCTCAGCTCTCGCAGACCCTAATTGGGTcccttcgtcgtcattTGAAACCCCTATCCCCAACATCGAAGCATGTCCAGATCTCGATCCCAACAATTCCCAATCAGTTCGATACTATTTCCCGGTCCAAGCTCATCCCCACCGAAGTATTATATTACCGAGGTATACTCCTGGTCCATCAAGACTTACCGAGAGCGACAAAGACTGGGTTAGACGTGGGGGTCAAGGTGGTGGACGACGCGGCgggggtggaggtggaccaAGACATTCAAAtggtggcggaggtggaCCTGGTATGGCAAGAGGAGCATACAACACTGCCAACTCGGCTACAGCAGCAAGAACAGGGAACGGATACCCTAAACCATCTCCTCAGGATTTGGCGAGGCATGGAGCCGGTCCCGCTCCTGCTTCAGGTGGTTATGCACCTCAAGGTGGGTATGGCGGTTACGGTGGTGGAGGTTACTCTGCACCTCCTCCTAGACCCGTCGCGGCAtatggtggaggtggtggataTGGTGGATACGGAGGCACTCCTTATGCTGCTCCTCAGACCGGATACGGGGGAGCGTCGTATGGAGCACCGACAGCCTATG GTGCATACAACCCACAATCCAGAAATCCTTATGCTCAAGCACCTCCACCGAATCCATATGGTGGCGtaccacctcgacctcctgTGGCAGGAGCATACGGAGGATATGGAGGACCACCTGCAGGGGGGAGAGGCGGCGGATACAACCCATATGGCGGAGCAGGAGGTGGGGGCGCTTATCAGCCTAGAAATGGGGGAGGACAGCCTCCAAGAAGATATTGA